A window from Plasmodium cynomolgi strain B DNA, scaffold: 0867, whole genome shotgun sequence encodes these proteins:
- a CDS encoding hypothetical protein (putative), translating into AQLCGAYFSEELNKVRTIFSNDYTEHFKKIKSIQDPILRYVALYLVHNYDKSKKYFIENGRRENNIACLSLNRWLDQRKSFYTHGDKCAVNLDLWKQTIDPIWEMLNKNQTLNCMRKEIYTKNTYIPNALLPPTCYKYVPLNYTCTYPLHILNKYKNLLSTECKKIDSQCSKCEKI; encoded by the coding sequence GCACAGTTATGTGGTGCATATTTCTCTGAAGAATTGAATAAGGTTCGAACGATATTCAGCAATGATTATACagaacattttaaaaaaattaaaagcattCAAGACCCTATTCTGAGATATGTTGCTTTATATCTTGTACACAATTATGATaaatccaaaaaatattttatagaaaatggaaggagagaaaataatattgctTGCCTATCGTTGAACAGGTGGCTAGACCAAAGAAAAAGTTTCTATACACATGGAGATAAATGTGCTGTAAATTTAGATTTATGGAAACAAACAATTGATCCAATATGGGAAATGTTGAATAAAAATCAAACTTTGAATTGTATGAGGAAGGAAATATACACTAAAAATACGTATATTCCTAATGCACTGCTTCCTCCCACGTGTTACAAATATGTTCCTCTAAATTATACGTGTACTTACcctttacatatattaaataaatataaaaatttattaagtacagagtgcaaaaaaattgatagtCAGTGTTctaaatgtgaaaaaatataa